A window of the Streptomyces sp. NBC_00454 genome harbors these coding sequences:
- a CDS encoding LamG-like jellyroll fold domain-containing protein: MRRSRGLAAALALTLAGAGTGIGIVLIPQASAITQPVAFTADNLPTWQPNGTVFAMAQANGTVFAGGTFSAVRPPDGAGGAEQEAVNFVALDAATGAPSSCKLSFTADEGGATVRALTVSKDDKTLYAAGYFGAVNGTPVSSLAAINIKTCTPKASFHPRFPATVRALAVSDDTLYAAGDFSTVEGAPRGRFAAVDAASGALRPFVADADEPGRAIEVDNDGKNVLLGGDFFTVNGAKSHALAVVNATTGAVAKTYGSIPADSVVTHIAADATGYYTANEGTGGGAFGGRIGLGTDFGEKWRDRCLGATQFVLPYDGVLYSSSRAHDCSLEGQFPDGRSSSLLAQLTDHAGAAPAPVGGFVRSPAKLGWHPTADGGPGEGVGARAMAIAERNGTKYMWVGGDFTQVNGRPQRALTRFASTGDVGAPTTPVASVSSVEPGEVQVRWRAGYDPDDSRLTYRIYRNGSTTPVATVGADSLEWQRRQVSWTDTTVKAGVSYSYQVTATDAAGNTSALSAGVSVTVPHAVVAYPKQIRADGAGLYWRYDDTVSPYVADSSDGGNTGGIQLGAPALRQTPGAVTGASTAMGFNGTSQQVYSDHRQTVGSSYSIETWFRANSTRGGKLVGFGNNTDRNSSEGDKQIYLTDTGRIFFGVDSGGPKTVSTGPTEAFNDSKWHHVVATQGPSGMTLYVDGQAKGTLGVTGSRPIEGFWHVGGDTLGSWPSRPAGDFFAGQIDETAVYPKVLTQAQAKNHFDLAKAPTDTVSKVNATEDTYIDQGAPTTPYGASTSLAVRGTSAYETYLRFDTPAAPAGQVLKSAVLQVKTTTAAGAGTGDTVSVVPVTGTWSGAGTSFKTKPTLGTAPLGSFAGVPDGSGVRTAQLDTAALSTVLGTSYSLGLTSTGTDPLWIWSSEATAADAMPQLVLTFGAK; encoded by the coding sequence CTGACGCTGGCCGGAGCCGGCACCGGCATAGGCATCGTGCTGATACCGCAGGCGTCGGCCATCACACAGCCCGTGGCCTTCACCGCCGACAACCTGCCGACGTGGCAGCCGAACGGCACCGTCTTCGCCATGGCCCAGGCCAACGGCACGGTCTTCGCCGGTGGCACCTTCTCGGCCGTCCGCCCGCCGGACGGCGCGGGCGGAGCCGAGCAGGAAGCCGTGAACTTCGTCGCCCTCGACGCGGCGACCGGAGCCCCGAGCTCCTGCAAGCTCTCCTTCACCGCCGACGAAGGCGGCGCGACCGTGCGCGCGCTGACCGTCTCGAAGGACGACAAGACCCTGTACGCGGCCGGCTACTTCGGCGCCGTCAACGGCACCCCGGTCTCCAGCCTCGCCGCCATCAACATCAAGACCTGCACCCCCAAGGCCTCGTTCCACCCCAGGTTCCCCGCCACCGTGCGCGCGCTCGCCGTCTCCGACGACACCCTGTACGCGGCCGGGGACTTCAGCACCGTCGAAGGCGCGCCCCGCGGGCGGTTCGCCGCGGTCGACGCCGCCTCCGGTGCGCTCCGGCCCTTCGTCGCCGATGCCGACGAGCCCGGCCGCGCCATCGAAGTCGACAACGATGGCAAGAACGTCCTGCTGGGCGGTGACTTCTTCACCGTCAACGGAGCCAAGAGCCACGCGCTGGCGGTCGTGAACGCCACCACCGGCGCCGTCGCCAAGACCTACGGCAGCATCCCGGCGGACTCGGTCGTCACGCACATCGCGGCCGACGCCACCGGCTACTACACCGCCAACGAGGGCACCGGCGGCGGTGCCTTCGGCGGCCGCATCGGCCTCGGCACCGACTTCGGCGAGAAGTGGCGCGACCGCTGCCTCGGCGCGACACAGTTCGTCCTGCCGTACGACGGGGTCCTCTACAGCTCCTCGCGCGCGCACGACTGCTCGCTCGAGGGCCAGTTCCCCGACGGCAGGAGCAGCTCCCTGCTCGCGCAGCTGACCGACCACGCGGGCGCCGCACCCGCGCCCGTGGGCGGCTTCGTGCGCAGCCCCGCGAAGCTGGGCTGGCACCCCACCGCCGACGGGGGTCCCGGCGAGGGCGTCGGAGCGCGCGCGATGGCCATCGCGGAGCGGAACGGCACCAAGTACATGTGGGTGGGCGGTGATTTCACCCAGGTCAACGGGAGGCCCCAGCGGGCCCTGACCCGCTTCGCCTCCACCGGCGACGTCGGCGCCCCGACCACCCCGGTCGCCAGCGTCTCCAGCGTCGAGCCCGGAGAGGTCCAGGTCCGCTGGCGCGCCGGCTACGACCCGGACGACAGCAGGCTGACCTACCGGATCTACCGCAACGGTTCGACGACCCCGGTCGCCACCGTCGGCGCGGACTCCCTGGAATGGCAGCGCCGGCAGGTCTCCTGGACCGACACCACGGTCAAGGCGGGCGTGTCCTACAGCTACCAGGTGACCGCGACCGACGCCGCGGGCAACACCAGCGCCCTGTCGGCGGGCGTCTCGGTGACGGTGCCGCACGCGGTGGTCGCGTACCCCAAGCAGATCCGCGCGGACGGCGCCGGCCTGTACTGGCGCTACGACGACACCGTCAGCCCCTACGTCGCCGACTCCTCGGACGGCGGCAACACCGGCGGCATCCAGCTGGGCGCCCCGGCGCTGCGCCAGACCCCCGGCGCCGTCACCGGAGCCAGCACGGCCATGGGCTTCAACGGCACCAGCCAGCAGGTGTACAGCGACCACCGCCAGACGGTCGGCAGCTCGTACTCCATCGAGACCTGGTTCAGGGCGAACTCCACGCGCGGCGGCAAGCTGGTCGGCTTCGGCAACAACACCGACCGCAACAGCAGCGAAGGCGACAAGCAGATCTACCTGACCGACACCGGCCGGATCTTCTTCGGCGTCGACTCCGGCGGGCCGAAGACCGTCTCCACCGGTCCCACCGAAGCCTTCAACGACAGCAAATGGCACCACGTCGTCGCCACGCAGGGCCCCTCCGGCATGACGCTGTACGTGGACGGCCAGGCCAAGGGCACACTGGGCGTCACGGGCTCCCGGCCGATCGAGGGCTTCTGGCACGTCGGCGGAGACACCCTCGGCAGCTGGCCGTCCAGGCCGGCCGGCGACTTCTTCGCCGGACAGATCGACGAGACGGCCGTCTACCCGAAGGTGCTGACCCAGGCCCAGGCCAAGAACCACTTCGACCTGGCCAAGGCGCCCACCGACACGGTCTCCAAGGTCAACGCGACCGAGGACACCTACATCGACCAGGGCGCACCCACCACCCCCTACGGAGCCTCCACCTCGCTCGCGGTGCGCGGTACCTCGGCCTACGAGACGTACCTGCGCTTCGACACCCCGGCGGCCCCGGCCGGCCAGGTGCTGAAGTCCGCCGTGCTGCAGGTCAAGACCACGACGGCGGCGGGCGCCGGTACGGGCGACACCGTCTCCGTGGTCCCGGTCACCGGCACCTGGAGCGGTGCGGGCACCAGCTTCAAGACGAAGCCGACCCTCGGCACCGCCCCGCTCGGCTCCTTCGCGGGCGTGCCGGACGGCTCGGGGGTGCGGACCGCGCAGCTGGACACGGCAGCGCTCTCCACGGTGCTGGGCACCAGCTACAGCCTGGGCCTGACGAGCACGGGAACCGACCCGCTGTGGATCTGGTCCTCGGAGGCGACGGCCGCGGACGCGATGCCGCAGCTGGTCCTCACCTTCGGCGCGAAGTGA
- a CDS encoding TetR/AcrR family transcriptional regulator: MTETVGRRERKKAQTRKALADAALRLFQERGYDKVGVREVAEAADVSVTTLFKHFPSKEALVFDEDEDVEAALVAAVRDRAPGQSVLHSLRDHLVTTRATRQMDDPAVIAHITLVRETPELQEYWDRMWRRHEFALAAAIAEASGAPEGDLRSAALARFALDTTSLIRGQADPQGAMRALFALLEAGFGSDPS, translated from the coding sequence ATGACCGAGACAGTGGGACGCCGTGAACGCAAGAAGGCCCAGACCCGCAAGGCGCTGGCCGACGCGGCCCTGCGCCTGTTCCAGGAACGCGGGTACGACAAGGTCGGCGTCCGTGAGGTGGCGGAGGCGGCCGACGTCTCCGTGACCACGCTGTTCAAGCACTTCCCGAGCAAGGAAGCGCTGGTCTTCGACGAGGACGAGGACGTCGAGGCCGCGCTCGTCGCGGCCGTACGGGACCGCGCGCCGGGGCAGTCCGTCCTGCACTCCCTGCGCGACCACCTCGTGACCACGCGCGCGACCCGGCAGATGGACGACCCCGCGGTCATCGCGCACATCACCCTGGTCCGCGAGACCCCGGAACTCCAGGAGTACTGGGACCGGATGTGGCGGCGCCACGAGTTCGCCCTGGCCGCGGCCATCGCCGAGGCCTCGGGCGCGCCGGAGGGCGACCTCAGGTCCGCGGCCCTGGCCCGCTTCGCCCTGGACACCACGAGCCTGATCCGCGGCCAGGCCGACCCGCAGGGAGCCATGCGCGCCCTGTTCGCCCTCCTGGAAGCGGGCTTCGGCTCCGACCCGAGCTGA
- the glgX gene encoding glycogen debranching protein GlgX, translated as MSALLRGRPARPRTRPGPPAWPGSSHPLGARFHRGPDGAAGTNFALWAQGAEAVEVCLFEEDGTETRCALTELTHEIWHGFLPGVRPGQRYGFRVHGRWDPWTGARHNPAKLLLDPYARAVDGDFTLPPEVYGHVRDWPQQYIADTVRDDRDSAPHVPKGVVVHDDDDWADDVRPKTPWADSVIYELHVRGFTMRHPGIPEHLRGTYAGLAHPAAIEHLTGLGVTAVELLPVHQFAHEDHLLRRGLRNYWGYNSIGYFAPHAGYSSSGTAGQQVGEFKRMVRALHAAGIEVILDVVYNHTAEAGELGPTLSLRGIDNRAYYRLQSDQRRYADYTGCGNTLHAGRPHVLRLITDSLRYWVTEMGVDGFRFDLAAALARSMHDVDMLSPFLAVIAQDPVLRRVKLIAEPWDVGSGGYQVGAFPPLWTEWNDRYRDAVRDFWRGSLPDVRDLGYRLSGSSDLYAWGGRRPYASVNFITAHDGFTLRDLVSYESKHNEANGEDGRDGTNDNRSWNCGAEGETDDARIGALRRRQLRNLLTTLLLSTGVPMLVAGDEFGRTQGGNNNAYCQDNGTSWVDWSLLSDPSWQGLLSLTRRLLELRRAHPVLRRRAFFSGNPQGADGLRDLAWFTPAGAEMTERDWYAPAAAVGMYLSGRDIPGRDERGRQVTDDSFLALLHAGDRPVAWVLPGAPWAASYELVLDTAREDQTVAPATRHRGGETLTVPARAVLLLKVVD; from the coding sequence CTGAGCGCCCTGCTCAGGGGCCGTCCGGCACGGCCCCGGACCCGCCCGGGACCGCCGGCGTGGCCCGGGTCCTCGCATCCGCTGGGGGCCCGGTTCCACCGCGGCCCGGACGGCGCCGCCGGGACCAACTTCGCCCTGTGGGCCCAGGGCGCGGAGGCGGTGGAGGTGTGCCTGTTCGAGGAGGACGGGACCGAGACCCGGTGCGCCCTGACGGAGCTCACGCACGAGATCTGGCACGGCTTCCTGCCGGGCGTGCGCCCCGGGCAGCGGTACGGGTTCCGGGTCCACGGCCGCTGGGACCCGTGGACGGGGGCCCGCCACAATCCGGCGAAGCTGCTCCTGGACCCGTACGCACGCGCCGTGGACGGGGACTTCACCTTGCCGCCGGAGGTGTACGGACACGTCCGCGACTGGCCGCAGCAGTACATCGCGGACACCGTGCGCGACGACCGGGACTCGGCCCCGCACGTCCCCAAGGGGGTCGTGGTCCACGATGACGACGACTGGGCGGACGACGTCCGGCCCAAGACCCCCTGGGCCGATTCGGTCATCTACGAACTCCACGTGCGCGGGTTCACGATGCGCCATCCCGGCATCCCCGAGCACCTTCGCGGCACCTACGCGGGCCTCGCGCATCCGGCGGCGATCGAGCACCTCACCGGGCTCGGGGTGACGGCGGTGGAGCTGCTGCCGGTCCACCAGTTCGCGCACGAGGACCACCTGCTGCGCCGCGGGCTGCGCAACTACTGGGGCTACAACTCGATCGGCTACTTCGCCCCGCACGCCGGCTACTCCTCCAGCGGTACCGCCGGGCAGCAGGTCGGCGAGTTCAAACGGATGGTCAGGGCCCTGCACGCGGCCGGGATCGAAGTCATCCTCGACGTGGTCTACAACCACACGGCGGAGGCCGGAGAGCTGGGCCCGACGCTGTCGCTGCGCGGGATCGACAACCGCGCGTACTACCGGCTCCAGTCGGACCAGCGCCGCTACGCCGACTACACGGGCTGCGGGAACACCCTGCACGCCGGGCGCCCGCACGTGCTGCGGCTGATCACCGACTCGCTGCGGTACTGGGTGACGGAGATGGGGGTGGACGGCTTCCGGTTCGACCTGGCGGCGGCGCTGGCCCGCTCGATGCACGACGTGGACATGCTGTCGCCCTTCCTCGCGGTGATCGCCCAGGATCCGGTGCTGCGGCGGGTGAAGCTGATCGCCGAGCCGTGGGACGTGGGCTCGGGCGGCTACCAGGTGGGGGCGTTCCCGCCGCTGTGGACGGAGTGGAACGACCGCTACCGGGACGCCGTACGGGACTTCTGGCGGGGCTCGCTGCCCGACGTACGGGATCTGGGGTACCGGCTGTCGGGGTCCAGCGACCTGTACGCGTGGGGCGGGCGGCGGCCGTACGCCTCGGTCAACTTCATCACCGCGCACGACGGTTTCACCCTGCGCGACCTGGTGAGCTACGAGTCCAAGCACAACGAGGCCAACGGGGAGGACGGCCGGGACGGGACCAACGACAACCGGTCGTGGAACTGCGGGGCCGAGGGGGAGACGGACGACGCGCGGATCGGGGCGCTGCGCCGCCGCCAGCTGCGCAACCTCCTCACCACCCTGCTCCTGTCGACCGGGGTGCCGATGCTGGTGGCGGGCGACGAGTTCGGCCGGACCCAGGGCGGCAACAACAACGCCTACTGCCAGGACAACGGGACGAGCTGGGTGGACTGGTCACTGCTCTCGGACCCCTCCTGGCAGGGGCTGCTGTCGCTGACCCGGCGGCTGCTGGAGCTGCGCCGGGCCCATCCGGTACTGCGGAGGCGGGCGTTCTTCTCCGGGAACCCGCAGGGCGCGGACGGGCTGCGGGACCTGGCCTGGTTCACCCCGGCGGGGGCGGAGATGACCGAGCGGGACTGGTACGCCCCGGCCGCCGCGGTGGGGATGTACCTGTCGGGGCGGGACATCCCGGGCCGCGACGAGCGGGGCCGGCAGGTGACGGACGACAGTTTCCTGGCGCTGCTGCACGCCGGGGACCGGCCGGTGGCGTGGGTGCTGCCGGGGGCTCCGTGGGCCGCGTCGTACGAACTGGTCCTGGACACCGCCAGGGAGGACCAGACGGTCGCCCCCGCCACCCGCCACCGCGGGGGCGAGACCCTGACGGTCCCGGCCCGCGCGGTGCTGCTGCTGAAGGTGGTGGACTGA
- a CDS encoding Ig-like domain-containing protein — MKRRAGAGLAAVAVWAGLLGGLAGCTENGGSPIEIQLPGKPRSPEEAIRITPDDNAKGVPAEGPLTVTVPEGRLERVVVTKVEDAQEDKVPGAIADDGLSWSPAAGSGRLALAAKYTVDAVALDGHNRRQARHTTFTTYVPEERFIGYFKPENRSTVGTGMIISFGFNRSIERRADVERAITITSDPAVEVAGHWFGDERLDFRPKQYWKPGTEVTVRMKLRDVEGASGSYGIQDKTIRFTVGRSQISKVDAAAHTMEVRRDGELLSTVPITAGAPKNTTYNGKMVVMELFDVTRMNGQTVGFGGEYDIPDVPHAMRLTRSGTFLHGNYWASPDTFGSTNASHGCIGLRDNKGGGSDTPAGWFFDRSMVGDVVEVVNSQDKTVAADNGLGGWNMAWTAWVAGSAIG; from the coding sequence CTGAAGAGGCGGGCAGGGGCGGGATTGGCCGCCGTGGCGGTGTGGGCGGGCCTCCTCGGAGGCCTGGCCGGATGCACGGAGAACGGCGGCTCCCCGATCGAGATCCAGCTGCCCGGCAAACCCCGGTCACCGGAGGAGGCGATCCGGATCACCCCGGACGACAACGCCAAGGGGGTCCCGGCCGAGGGTCCGCTGACGGTGACCGTGCCCGAGGGCCGCCTCGAGCGCGTCGTGGTCACCAAGGTGGAGGACGCCCAGGAGGACAAGGTGCCCGGCGCCATCGCCGACGACGGGCTCAGCTGGAGCCCCGCCGCGGGGTCCGGACGGCTCGCGCTCGCGGCCAAGTACACGGTGGACGCGGTCGCCCTCGACGGGCACAACCGGCGCCAGGCCCGGCACACCACTTTCACCACCTACGTTCCCGAGGAGAGGTTCATCGGGTACTTCAAGCCGGAGAACCGCTCGACCGTCGGTACCGGCATGATCATCTCCTTCGGATTCAACCGGTCCATCGAGCGGCGCGCCGACGTGGAGCGCGCCATCACCATCACCTCCGACCCGGCCGTGGAGGTGGCGGGCCACTGGTTCGGTGACGAGCGGCTCGACTTCCGGCCCAAGCAGTACTGGAAGCCCGGCACCGAGGTCACGGTGCGGATGAAGCTGCGCGACGTGGAGGGCGCGTCCGGCTCGTACGGAATCCAGGACAAGACCATCCGCTTCACCGTGGGCCGCTCCCAGATCTCCAAGGTGGACGCCGCCGCCCACACCATGGAGGTCCGGCGCGACGGCGAGCTGCTGTCCACCGTGCCGATCACCGCCGGAGCGCCCAAGAACACCACCTACAACGGCAAGATGGTGGTGATGGAGCTCTTCGACGTCACCCGGATGAACGGGCAGACGGTGGGCTTCGGCGGGGAGTACGACATCCCCGACGTCCCGCACGCCATGCGCCTCACCCGCTCCGGGACCTTCCTGCACGGCAACTACTGGGCCAGCCCGGACACCTTCGGCTCCACCAACGCCAGCCACGGCTGCATCGGACTGCGCGACAACAAGGGCGGCGGCTCGGACACTCCGGCCGGCTGGTTCTTCGACCGCAGCATGGTCGGCGACGTGGTGGAGGTCGTGAACTCCCAGGACAAGACGGTGGCCGCCGACAACGGGCTGGGCGGCTGGAACATGGCGTGGACGGCCTGGGTCGCCGGCTCCGCCATCGGCTGA
- a CDS encoding choice-of-anchor A family protein has protein sequence MSARKWTLGPLGLALTAVLAAGAPVALAAPAAPGPGGQPPAPAREAAARRAPLPGGLGPCLGPRCPDPFPPIEVGTDPNGYDEGINIFVGADFLVRERAAEAEGKVVVLGSFDQNKNLAEAGGGYNIGVVGAGSLVRPPAGSDFLTTGRNVNIAANQRLISDGGVVRHAGTAPGPGTVTGTLRADPAAVTPYAGLRDQLTSASHCYARVDGRTRPATGTAVNQNGFTVFTGDNTSRLQVFNVDFDMVGATGGAIGIRFDRIPAGATILVNVLGTRRTVSTFSGSINDSGPSADAWNGYRTRLLWNFPDATAVELTGSGQFQGSVLVGEQTSRTVLTLPGTNGRFFTTGELVHTSLRGGGQELHAYPFNGDLPACGEQVPTTGRVSVIKQDSADRPLAGATYELWHETNGVPGAQFTASGGDTKVADCVTPANGTCSRTVPLGTYYWRETKAPDGYELAENSVAELTLNQQNASAGASSRMSNAKLPAGAEVVLRKSDKDSGALLPGARFELWRETNDVAGLQTGGGDPDEKLEGSCTTDARGSCTVQLPVGERYYWRETQAPAGYDLLEDPVIAFDLDEGDVRTGRVVNVQNQKPKKPDHDGTIKVLKKDAKTKKALRGAVFEVWKETNNTKGLQTRGINADRKVASGCATDRAGVCEFRGLEDGWYYVLETDVPEGYVLPRNRVTGPLHLDGQTPGRRLVVTLENKRDEHGKGPRRVFGAG, from the coding sequence ATGTCAGCAAGGAAATGGACCCTCGGCCCCCTGGGGCTCGCCCTCACGGCCGTACTGGCCGCAGGGGCCCCGGTGGCCCTCGCTGCGCCGGCCGCGCCGGGTCCCGGTGGGCAGCCGCCGGCGCCGGCCCGGGAGGCCGCGGCCCGCCGGGCCCCGCTGCCGGGCGGGCTCGGCCCCTGCCTCGGCCCCCGCTGCCCCGATCCGTTCCCGCCCATCGAGGTCGGCACCGACCCCAACGGCTACGACGAGGGCATCAATATCTTCGTCGGCGCCGACTTCCTGGTCCGCGAGCGCGCCGCCGAGGCCGAGGGCAAGGTCGTGGTCCTCGGCAGCTTCGACCAGAACAAGAACCTGGCGGAGGCAGGCGGGGGTTACAACATCGGCGTCGTCGGCGCGGGCTCGCTGGTGCGGCCCCCGGCGGGATCGGACTTCCTCACCACCGGCCGCAACGTCAACATCGCCGCCAACCAGCGGCTGATCTCCGACGGCGGCGTCGTCCGCCACGCGGGCACCGCACCCGGCCCCGGCACCGTCACCGGCACCCTGCGGGCCGACCCGGCCGCCGTCACCCCGTACGCCGGCCTGCGCGACCAGCTCACCTCCGCGAGCCACTGCTACGCCCGGGTCGACGGCCGCACCCGACCCGCCACGGGCACCGCCGTCAACCAGAACGGCTTCACCGTCTTCACCGGGGACAACACCTCCCGGCTCCAGGTCTTCAACGTGGACTTCGACATGGTGGGCGCGACCGGCGGAGCCATCGGCATCCGCTTCGACCGGATCCCGGCCGGCGCCACCATCCTCGTCAACGTCCTGGGCACCCGCCGTACGGTGAGCACCTTCAGCGGCAGCATCAACGACAGCGGGCCGTCCGCCGACGCGTGGAACGGCTACCGCACCCGGCTGCTGTGGAACTTCCCGGACGCCACCGCGGTCGAGCTGACCGGCAGCGGGCAGTTCCAGGGCAGCGTCCTCGTCGGCGAGCAGACCTCGCGCACCGTGCTCACCCTGCCCGGCACCAACGGCCGCTTCTTCACCACCGGCGAGCTCGTCCACACCAGCCTGCGGGGCGGCGGCCAGGAGCTGCACGCCTACCCCTTCAACGGCGACCTGCCCGCCTGTGGGGAGCAGGTCCCCACCACGGGCCGGGTCTCCGTCATCAAGCAGGACTCCGCCGACAGGCCGCTGGCCGGAGCCACCTACGAGCTGTGGCACGAGACCAACGGAGTCCCCGGAGCCCAGTTCACGGCCTCCGGCGGTGACACCAAGGTCGCCGACTGCGTCACCCCGGCGAACGGCACCTGCTCCCGCACCGTCCCGCTCGGCACGTACTACTGGCGCGAGACCAAGGCGCCGGACGGGTACGAGCTCGCGGAGAACTCCGTCGCCGAACTGACCCTGAACCAGCAGAACGCCTCCGCGGGCGCGAGCAGCCGCATGAGCAACGCCAAGCTCCCGGCCGGCGCCGAGGTGGTGCTGCGCAAGTCGGACAAGGACAGCGGGGCGCTCCTGCCCGGCGCCCGGTTCGAGCTGTGGCGCGAGACCAACGACGTCGCGGGCCTGCAGACCGGCGGAGGGGACCCGGACGAGAAGCTCGAAGGCTCCTGCACCACCGACGCACGGGGCAGTTGCACGGTCCAGCTGCCCGTCGGCGAGCGGTACTACTGGCGGGAGACGCAGGCACCGGCCGGCTACGACCTGCTCGAGGACCCGGTCATCGCCTTCGACCTCGACGAGGGCGACGTACGGACCGGCCGCGTGGTCAACGTCCAGAACCAGAAGCCGAAGAAGCCCGACCACGACGGGACGATCAAGGTCCTGAAGAAGGACGCGAAGACGAAGAAGGCGCTGCGTGGCGCGGTGTTCGAGGTCTGGAAGGAGACCAACAACACCAAGGGCCTCCAGACCCGCGGGATCAACGCCGACCGCAAGGTCGCCTCGGGCTGCGCCACCGACCGGGCGGGCGTCTGCGAGTTCCGCGGGCTGGAGGACGGCTGGTACTACGTGCTCGAGACGGACGTCCCCGAGGGCTACGTCCTGCCGCGGAACCGCGTCACCGGCCCCCTGCACCTGGACGGGCAGACCCCGGGCAGGCGCCTGGTGGTCACCCTCGAGAACAAGCGCGACGAGCACGGCAAGGGCCCCAGGCGGGTCTTCGGCGCCGGCTGA
- a CDS encoding L,D-transpeptidase family protein, with protein MSTGGAPNAIGRAALTAAILAAAALGPLPPAAAVGPDPDPDSAAVASAETEAEAEAACTAGTGPYQREMEGYLRRKADGVQDEGDCAAIRRFQQGNGIRPADGYAGLATYRNMIAVAARSNPNAARACPVRPHRVTCVDLERQLLWVQRDSKVVFAPVPVRTGRDDQETRTGWHEVYWRSKDHKSTLYDDAPMPYAQFFDEGQALHGRPGNLYAHGGSAGCVNLSVPDAARLWDLLTEGDAVYVWGTKPGTEG; from the coding sequence ATGAGCACAGGTGGCGCGCCGAACGCGATAGGCAGGGCGGCCCTCACGGCCGCGATCCTCGCGGCGGCGGCCCTCGGCCCGCTGCCCCCGGCCGCAGCGGTCGGGCCCGACCCCGATCCCGACTCCGCCGCCGTCGCCTCCGCGGAAACCGAGGCCGAGGCCGAGGCGGCCTGCACCGCCGGGACCGGGCCCTACCAGCGGGAGATGGAGGGGTACCTGCGGCGGAAGGCCGACGGGGTGCAGGACGAGGGGGACTGCGCGGCGATCCGGCGGTTCCAGCAGGGGAACGGGATCCGGCCCGCGGACGGGTACGCCGGACTGGCCACCTACCGGAACATGATCGCCGTGGCCGCCCGCTCCAACCCCAACGCGGCCCGCGCCTGTCCCGTCCGCCCGCACCGGGTGACCTGCGTGGACCTGGAGCGGCAGTTGCTCTGGGTCCAGCGCGACAGCAAGGTCGTCTTCGCTCCCGTGCCCGTCCGCACCGGCCGTGACGACCAGGAGACCCGCACCGGCTGGCACGAGGTCTACTGGCGCAGCAAGGACCACAAGTCCACGCTCTACGACGACGCCCCCATGCCCTACGCCCAGTTCTTCGACGAGGGCCAGGCGCTCCACGGGCGCCCCGGGAACCTCTACGCCCACGGCGGCTCCGCCGGCTGCGTCAACCTCTCCGTCCCCGACGCGGCACGGCTGTGGGACCTGCTCACCGAGGGCGATGCCGTCTACGTATGGGGCACCAAGCCCGGCACGGAGGGGTGA
- a CDS encoding Ig-like domain-containing protein, with protein MGRTRVNLQPIRGRRARTGLPALLLGAALLFATACSGGGGNGGGAGGSGGGTGGTGTTGTEASKAVVSIKPDDGAKEVATSGILKISSTGGKLSTVTVADTKGNAVEGKLADDGASWEPSRNLASATEYKVHAVAKDEAGRESAKDTTFTTLTPANTFIGQYTPEDGATVGVGMPVSINFSRGITNPEAVEKAISVTAEPAVPVEGHWFGNDRLDFRPEKYWAAGTKVTLKLALDGVEGRPGVYGKQTRTVTFTIGRSQVTTVDAAEHEMQVVRDGQVLKNIPITAGAPANTTYNGQMVISEKYKVTRMNGATVGFGGEYDISDVPHAMRLTNSGTFVHGNYWASSSTFGSENVSHGCVGLKDVRGAGDGDQPAAWFFNESLIGDVVVVKNSKDKTVAPDNGLNGWNMDWAEWIK; from the coding sequence ATGGGGAGAACAAGAGTGAACCTGCAGCCGATACGCGGCCGCCGCGCCCGCACCGGCCTGCCGGCCCTCCTGCTGGGCGCGGCCCTGCTGTTCGCCACCGCCTGCAGTGGCGGTGGCGGCAACGGTGGTGGCGCCGGCGGGAGCGGTGGCGGCACCGGGGGTACCGGTACGACCGGCACCGAGGCGTCGAAGGCCGTCGTGAGCATCAAGCCGGACGACGGGGCCAAGGAAGTCGCCACCAGTGGCATCCTCAAGATATCGAGCACCGGCGGCAAGCTCAGTACGGTCACCGTCGCCGACACCAAGGGCAACGCGGTGGAGGGCAAGCTCGCCGATGACGGCGCGAGCTGGGAGCCCTCCCGCAACCTCGCCTCCGCCACCGAGTACAAGGTCCACGCGGTGGCCAAGGACGAGGCCGGCCGGGAGTCCGCGAAGGACACCACCTTCACGACCCTCACCCCGGCCAACACGTTCATAGGCCAGTACACGCCCGAGGACGGCGCGACCGTCGGCGTGGGCATGCCGGTCTCGATCAACTTCTCCCGCGGCATCACCAACCCCGAAGCCGTCGAGAAGGCCATCTCGGTGACGGCCGAGCCCGCCGTACCCGTCGAGGGCCACTGGTTCGGCAACGACCGCCTCGACTTCCGCCCCGAGAAGTACTGGGCGGCCGGCACCAAGGTCACCCTGAAGCTCGCGCTCGACGGGGTCGAAGGCCGCCCGGGGGTCTACGGCAAGCAGACCCGTACGGTCACCTTCACCATCGGCCGCTCCCAGGTCACCACGGTCGACGCCGCGGAGCACGAGATGCAGGTCGTCCGCGACGGCCAGGTGCTCAAGAACATCCCGATCACCGCCGGCGCCCCCGCGAACACCACGTACAACGGGCAGATGGTCATCAGCGAGAAGTACAAGGTGACCCGGATGAACGGCGCCACGGTCGGCTTCGGCGGCGAGTACGACATCTCCGACGTCCCGCACGCGATGCGCCTGACCAACTCGGGCACCTTCGTCCACGGCAACTACTGGGCCTCGTCCAGCACGTTCGGCAGCGAGAACGTCAGCCACGGCTGCGTGGGCCTGAAGGACGTGCGCGGCGCGGGCGACGGCGACCAGCCGGCCGCGTGGTTCTTCAACGAGTCGCTGATCGGCGACGTGGTCGTCGTGAAGAACTCCAAGGACAAGACGGTGGCCCCCGACAACGGCCTCAACGGCTGGAACATGGACTGGGCGGAGTGGATCAAGTAG